Proteins co-encoded in one Astyanax mexicanus isolate ESR-SI-001 chromosome 1, AstMex3_surface, whole genome shotgun sequence genomic window:
- the si:dkeyp-117h8.4 gene encoding uncharacterized protein si:dkeyp-117h8.4 isoform X1, whose protein sequence is MEERRGAAGQGLRDTHVFEQFKRNDEVFRNTMEAIFQKYLNLDEPGPDVCFKTMTFSTSKGVVPLQSAEAERELQHLRNHAEQSVLVLDYSKDDQMDVTQSTENDIDSSLETENGDVSMWHGTESSQLSVNSVSGSRSCLWDLSQPEEEDEDLERTLNSHNKTLLDIYPSMLNQIGEVYRRQHVTKAASAVLRRYRRQRWHSSQAQSRNHVLSKSFKHTANRTMESSVFVQKLPHNDITSYHEDESSSSWEALVGRSSLKPSPMKINKNSFLASSRSNQELSPLMTKRTLSLASIRSSPEMSSLRAMRDLSTASTSKHLELSPLTTKRNVSLATIRSSRELSPLKAIRNASLATSSSSQELSPLKAIRNASLATRYSQELSPLKAIRNASFATRCSSQELSPLKAIRNASLATSSSRELSPLKAIRNASFTSSSSSRELSPLKGIRNASFTSSSSSRELSPLKGIRNASFATSSSSQELSPLKAIQNASLPSTTSNQEFSPVKTIHNSPFVSSACFYSPRRADGENSPACESRSQWKSSGLHLNRQQQHQPVRVLDLSTPPSSAYDTQLDWMPDSSGFLPSAVLSHRRSMPNSPLKVGTSVSLTGQGGRPLIPSSSHHCASQLGQQFSGAFVERECFRDHEYSSIPSPRKTLTVYPSFDGRSPLKRRVFSLEQEQPTSSMYYSEQTVPVNHTATLQTYKPPYRSQQEVSSSPYHSPRVLSDRQENHAMSEVLQHSTKLTKLYRSFSDNQSTSSFVSNMCSRQIDGQFRSLYHYFICRGNSPSCRTSSCHLCERQSQTGDQKPSSILSNVSALALTPVGSQMRKRRRQPEVEESTRIKRFRESCSPKQQQQQFTKYTSPAVANPTEEKRIWNRALLLQCPSPGFLRASGSTRKSSKSQTSLQNHSYSPSWRDTSSFVHAAEATSPVRACNQSGVSLSPSVSRRRLIYGPLQ, encoded by the exons atggaGGAGCGGCGCGGTGCGGCCGGCCAGGGGCTCCGGGATACACACGTTTTTGAGCAGTTCAAGAGAAACGATGAAGTGTTCAGGAACACAATGGAGGCGATTTTTCAGAAG TATTTAAACTTGGATGAGCCAGGACCTGATGTCTGCTTTAAAACGATGACCTTCAGCACCAGCAAAG GTGTAGTGCCCCTCCAGAGTGCAGAAGCAGAACGGGAGCTACAACATTTGAGG aATCATGCTGAGCAGTCTGTATTGG tgttgGATTACTCTAAGGATGACCAA ATGGATGTAACACAGAGCACTGAGAATGACATTGACTCTTCCCTTGAAACTGAAAACGGCGATGTCAGCATGT GGCATGGTACTGAATCATCTCAGCTGTCTGTAAACTCAGTAAGTGGGTCTCGAAGCTGCTTATGGGATCTCTCTCAgcctgaggaagaggatgaggatctGGAGAGAACACTGAACAGCCACAACAAAACCCTGCTCGACATTTATCCCAGCATGCTTAACCAGATCGGAGAGGTGTACAGACGGCAGCATGTGACCAAAGCAGCCAGTGCTGTGTTGCGCCGGTATCGGCGCCAGCGCTGGCATTCTTCACAAGCACAGAGTCGCAACCATGTTCTTAGCAAGAGCTTTAAGCACACAGCAAATAGGACAATGGAGAGTTCAGTTTTTGTCCAGAAACTACCCCACAATGACATAACCAGCTATCATGAAGATGAGTCTAGCTCTAGTTGGGAAGCTCTAGTTGGCAGAAGCAGTCTGAAGCCTTCACCCATGAAGATAAACAAAAACTCATTCCTTGCCTCTAGCAGAAGCAATCAGGAGCTTTCACCATTGATGACTAAGAGAACTTTATCCCTTGCCTCTATCAGAAGCAGTCCGGAAATGTCATCATTGAGAGCCATGCGAGATTTATCCACTGCTTCCACTAGCAAACATCTGGAGCTTTCCCCATTGACAACTAAGAGAAATGTATCCCTTGCCACCATTAGAAGCAGTCGGGAGCTTTCCCCATTGAAGGCCATCCGAAATGCGTCTCTtgccaccagcagcagcagtcagGAGCTTTCACCGTTGAAGGCCATTCGAAATGCATCTCTTGCCACCAGATACAGTCAGGAACTTTCCCCATTAAAGGCAATCCGAAATGCATCTTTTGCCACCAGATGCAGCAGTCAGGAGCTTTCACCGTTGAAGGCCATTCGAAATGCATCTCTTGCCACCAGCAGCAGTCGGGAACTTTCCCCATTAAAGGCAATCCGAAATGCATCttttaccagcagcagcagcagtcggGAGCTTTCCCCATTGAAGGGCATCCGAAATGCATCttttaccagcagcagcagcagtcggGAGCTTTCCCCATTGAAGGGCATCCGAAATGCATCTTTtgccaccagcagcagcagtcagGAGCTTTCACCGTTGAAGGCCATCCAAAATGCTTCTCTTCCTTCCACCACCAGCAATCAAGAGTTTTCGCCAGTAAAGACCATCCATAACTCGCCCTTTGTTTCCAGTGCTTGTTTTTATTCACCTAGAAGAGCTGATGGTGAGAACAGTCCTGCTTGCGAAAGTCGATCCCAATGGAAAAGTTCAGGTTTGCATTTGAATAGACAGCAACAGCATCAACCTGTTCGGGTCTTGGACCTTTCAACACCTCCATCTTCTGCATACGACACTCAGCTTGATTGGATGCCAGATTCTAGTGGTTTTCTTCCCTCTGCCGTTTTGAGCCACAGACGTTCTATGCCCAATTCACCACTGAAAGTAGGAACAAGTGTCTCGTTAACAGGCCAAGGAGGCAGACCACTCATACCTTCGTCATCTCATCACTGTGCCTCACAGTTAGGGCAACAGTTTTCTGGTGCCTTTGTGGAGAGGGAGTGCTTCCGCGACCATGAATATTCTTCAATCCCGTCCCCAAGAAAAACTCTTACTGTTTATCCATCTTTTGATGGTAGAAGTCCTCTTAAACGAAGAGTGTTTAGTCTAGAACAGGAACAGCCAACATCATCCATGTACTATTCTGAACAAACTGTACCTGTGAATCACACCGCCACCTTACAGACATACAAACCTCCTTACAGAAGTCAGCAAGAAGTGTCGTCTTCGCCCTACCATTCTCCTCGTGTGCTTTCTGACCGCCAAGAGAACCATGCTATGTCGGAGGTCCTCCAACACAGCACCAAACTAACAAAACTTTATCGATCCTTCTCTGACAACCAGTCCACATCATCTTTTGTATCCAACATGTGTAGCAGGCAGATTGATGGACAGTTTAGGAGCCTCTACCACTATTTCATCTGTCGAGGCAATTCCCCCTCGTGCCGAACCTCTTCTTGTCACCTATGTGAGAGGCAGTCTCAAACGGGGGATCAAAAACCTTCTTCTATTTTGTCCAACGTGTCTGCCTTGGCTCTAACACCTGTTGGGAGTCAGATGAGGAAGCGACGCAGGCAGCCTGAAGTAGAGGAATCCACAAGAATCAAGCGCTTTCGTGAGAGTTGTTCcccaaagcagcagcagcagcaatttACCAAATATACAAGTCCAGCAGTGGCCAATCCTACTGAGGAAAAGCGCATCTGGAACAGGGCACTTCTGCTTCAGTGTCCCAGCCCTGGATTTCTGAGAGCCAGCGGAAGCACCAGAAAAAGCTCAAAGTCCCAAACAAGCTTGCAGAATCATTCATACTCCCCATCTTGG AGGGACACGTCTAGTTTTGTTCATGCAGCTGAAG CAACATCACCTGTGAGAGCATGCAATCAAAGTGGAGTTTCACTTTCACCAAG TGTGTCAAGAAGACGACTAATTTATGGGCCTCTCCAATGA
- the si:dkeyp-117h8.4 gene encoding uncharacterized protein si:dkeyp-117h8.4 isoform X2 — protein MEERRGAAGQGLRDTHVFEQFKRNDEVFRNTMEAIFQKYLNLDEPGPDVCFKTMTFSTSKGVVPLQSAEAERELQHLRNHAEQSVLVLDYSKDDQMDVTQSTENDIDSSLETENGDVSMWHGTESSQLSVNSVSGSRSCLWDLSQPEEEDEDLERTLNSHNKTLLDIYPSMLNQIGEVYRRQHVTKAASAVLRRYRRQRWHSSQAQSRNHVLSKSFKHTANRTMESSVFVQKLPHNDITSYHEDESSSSWEALVGRSSLKPSPMKINKNSFLASSRSNQELSPLMTKRTLSLASIRSSPEMSSLRAMRDLSTASTSKHLELSPLTTKRNVSLATIRSSRELSPLKAIRNASLATSSSSQELSPLKAIRNASLATSSSRELSPLKAIRNASFTSSSSSRELSPLKGIRNASFTSSSSSRELSPLKGIRNASFATSSSSQELSPLKAIQNASLPSTTSNQEFSPVKTIHNSPFVSSACFYSPRRADGENSPACESRSQWKSSGLHLNRQQQHQPVRVLDLSTPPSSAYDTQLDWMPDSSGFLPSAVLSHRRSMPNSPLKVGTSVSLTGQGGRPLIPSSSHHCASQLGQQFSGAFVERECFRDHEYSSIPSPRKTLTVYPSFDGRSPLKRRVFSLEQEQPTSSMYYSEQTVPVNHTATLQTYKPPYRSQQEVSSSPYHSPRVLSDRQENHAMSEVLQHSTKLTKLYRSFSDNQSTSSFVSNMCSRQIDGQFRSLYHYFICRGNSPSCRTSSCHLCERQSQTGDQKPSSILSNVSALALTPVGSQMRKRRRQPEVEESTRIKRFRESCSPKQQQQQFTKYTSPAVANPTEEKRIWNRALLLQCPSPGFLRASGSTRKSSKSQTSLQNHSYSPSWRDTSSFVHAAEATSPVRACNQSGVSLSPSVSRRRLIYGPLQ, from the exons atggaGGAGCGGCGCGGTGCGGCCGGCCAGGGGCTCCGGGATACACACGTTTTTGAGCAGTTCAAGAGAAACGATGAAGTGTTCAGGAACACAATGGAGGCGATTTTTCAGAAG TATTTAAACTTGGATGAGCCAGGACCTGATGTCTGCTTTAAAACGATGACCTTCAGCACCAGCAAAG GTGTAGTGCCCCTCCAGAGTGCAGAAGCAGAACGGGAGCTACAACATTTGAGG aATCATGCTGAGCAGTCTGTATTGG tgttgGATTACTCTAAGGATGACCAA ATGGATGTAACACAGAGCACTGAGAATGACATTGACTCTTCCCTTGAAACTGAAAACGGCGATGTCAGCATGT GGCATGGTACTGAATCATCTCAGCTGTCTGTAAACTCAGTAAGTGGGTCTCGAAGCTGCTTATGGGATCTCTCTCAgcctgaggaagaggatgaggatctGGAGAGAACACTGAACAGCCACAACAAAACCCTGCTCGACATTTATCCCAGCATGCTTAACCAGATCGGAGAGGTGTACAGACGGCAGCATGTGACCAAAGCAGCCAGTGCTGTGTTGCGCCGGTATCGGCGCCAGCGCTGGCATTCTTCACAAGCACAGAGTCGCAACCATGTTCTTAGCAAGAGCTTTAAGCACACAGCAAATAGGACAATGGAGAGTTCAGTTTTTGTCCAGAAACTACCCCACAATGACATAACCAGCTATCATGAAGATGAGTCTAGCTCTAGTTGGGAAGCTCTAGTTGGCAGAAGCAGTCTGAAGCCTTCACCCATGAAGATAAACAAAAACTCATTCCTTGCCTCTAGCAGAAGCAATCAGGAGCTTTCACCATTGATGACTAAGAGAACTTTATCCCTTGCCTCTATCAGAAGCAGTCCGGAAATGTCATCATTGAGAGCCATGCGAGATTTATCCACTGCTTCCACTAGCAAACATCTGGAGCTTTCCCCATTGACAACTAAGAGAAATGTATCCCTTGCCACCATTAGAAGCAGTCGGGAGCTTTCCCCATTGAAGGCCATCCGAAATGCGTCTCTtgccaccagcagcagcagtcagGAGCTTTCACCGTTGAAG GCCATTCGAAATGCATCTCTTGCCACCAGCAGCAGTCGGGAACTTTCCCCATTAAAGGCAATCCGAAATGCATCttttaccagcagcagcagcagtcggGAGCTTTCCCCATTGAAGGGCATCCGAAATGCATCttttaccagcagcagcagcagtcggGAGCTTTCCCCATTGAAGGGCATCCGAAATGCATCTTTtgccaccagcagcagcagtcagGAGCTTTCACCGTTGAAGGCCATCCAAAATGCTTCTCTTCCTTCCACCACCAGCAATCAAGAGTTTTCGCCAGTAAAGACCATCCATAACTCGCCCTTTGTTTCCAGTGCTTGTTTTTATTCACCTAGAAGAGCTGATGGTGAGAACAGTCCTGCTTGCGAAAGTCGATCCCAATGGAAAAGTTCAGGTTTGCATTTGAATAGACAGCAACAGCATCAACCTGTTCGGGTCTTGGACCTTTCAACACCTCCATCTTCTGCATACGACACTCAGCTTGATTGGATGCCAGATTCTAGTGGTTTTCTTCCCTCTGCCGTTTTGAGCCACAGACGTTCTATGCCCAATTCACCACTGAAAGTAGGAACAAGTGTCTCGTTAACAGGCCAAGGAGGCAGACCACTCATACCTTCGTCATCTCATCACTGTGCCTCACAGTTAGGGCAACAGTTTTCTGGTGCCTTTGTGGAGAGGGAGTGCTTCCGCGACCATGAATATTCTTCAATCCCGTCCCCAAGAAAAACTCTTACTGTTTATCCATCTTTTGATGGTAGAAGTCCTCTTAAACGAAGAGTGTTTAGTCTAGAACAGGAACAGCCAACATCATCCATGTACTATTCTGAACAAACTGTACCTGTGAATCACACCGCCACCTTACAGACATACAAACCTCCTTACAGAAGTCAGCAAGAAGTGTCGTCTTCGCCCTACCATTCTCCTCGTGTGCTTTCTGACCGCCAAGAGAACCATGCTATGTCGGAGGTCCTCCAACACAGCACCAAACTAACAAAACTTTATCGATCCTTCTCTGACAACCAGTCCACATCATCTTTTGTATCCAACATGTGTAGCAGGCAGATTGATGGACAGTTTAGGAGCCTCTACCACTATTTCATCTGTCGAGGCAATTCCCCCTCGTGCCGAACCTCTTCTTGTCACCTATGTGAGAGGCAGTCTCAAACGGGGGATCAAAAACCTTCTTCTATTTTGTCCAACGTGTCTGCCTTGGCTCTAACACCTGTTGGGAGTCAGATGAGGAAGCGACGCAGGCAGCCTGAAGTAGAGGAATCCACAAGAATCAAGCGCTTTCGTGAGAGTTGTTCcccaaagcagcagcagcagcaatttACCAAATATACAAGTCCAGCAGTGGCCAATCCTACTGAGGAAAAGCGCATCTGGAACAGGGCACTTCTGCTTCAGTGTCCCAGCCCTGGATTTCTGAGAGCCAGCGGAAGCACCAGAAAAAGCTCAAAGTCCCAAACAAGCTTGCAGAATCATTCATACTCCCCATCTTGG AGGGACACGTCTAGTTTTGTTCATGCAGCTGAAG CAACATCACCTGTGAGAGCATGCAATCAAAGTGGAGTTTCACTTTCACCAAG TGTGTCAAGAAGACGACTAATTTATGGGCCTCTCCAATGA